The following are encoded together in the Streptomyces flavofungini genome:
- a CDS encoding VOC family protein, whose protein sequence is MGLITEGTIVLDCSNPEELAQFYLKLLNAEQCPDTSGSRIDIQAPSGLRMGFRLDLNATPPSWPRPEDSLQAHVDFLVDSGDLDEVERHIVGLGGTPIEASGRGGPTETRLFSDPAGHSFTVRASQRHGPKVD, encoded by the coding sequence ATGGGACTGATCACCGAGGGCACGATCGTGCTGGACTGCTCGAATCCTGAGGAACTCGCCCAGTTCTACCTGAAGTTGCTCAACGCCGAGCAGTGCCCGGACACCAGTGGCAGCCGCATCGACATCCAGGCGCCCAGCGGGCTACGCATGGGGTTCCGTCTTGATCTCAACGCCACCCCGCCCAGCTGGCCCAGGCCCGAGGATTCGCTCCAGGCCCATGTCGACTTCCTCGTCGACTCCGGAGACCTCGATGAGGTCGAACGGCACATCGTGGGCCTGGGCGGTACCCCGATCGAAGCGTCGGGCCGTGGTGGGCCCACGGAGACACGTCTGTTCTCGGACCCGGCAGGCCACTCCTTCACGGTCCGTGCGTCCCAGCGGCACGGACCGAAGGTCGACTGA
- a CDS encoding DUF6131 family protein: protein MIVLGLILLIVGLVVGIGILWTIGIILVAVGVVLWILGGMGHAFRGRRHYW, encoded by the coding sequence GTGATTGTTCTCGGCCTAATCCTGCTGATCGTCGGTTTGGTGGTCGGCATCGGCATTCTGTGGACCATCGGGATCATCCTGGTCGCGGTCGGCGTCGTGCTGTGGATTCTCGGCGGCATGGGACACGCATTCCGCGGCCGACGGCACTACTGGTGA
- a CDS encoding DUF5133 domain-containing protein: MLMAHPAVLANLVEQYDTLRVLQAENGTEDVRKRMDDIAYTLCVSTGTRDIDAALVAARHRLPGTNVEDDSLLAS; encoded by the coding sequence ATGCTGATGGCGCACCCCGCTGTTCTGGCCAACCTCGTCGAGCAGTACGACACCCTGCGTGTCCTGCAAGCGGAGAACGGCACCGAAGACGTGCGGAAGCGCATGGACGACATCGCCTACACGCTGTGCGTGAGCACCGGCACCCGGGACATCGACGCGGCCCTCGTCGCGGCGCGGCATCGGCTGCCGGGGACGAACGTCGAGGACGACTCCCTCCTCGCCTCCTGA
- a CDS encoding DUF6479 family protein, translating to MHPHSHSVLAASGSTSLALIIVGIVVVLGLLAMFVAGRRRAARRTRSTPAHGGRPPGAETQRGDTWQTPDDDPDQGNPHR from the coding sequence ATGCACCCACACAGTCACTCCGTCCTGGCTGCCTCCGGCAGCACCTCGCTGGCCCTCATCATCGTCGGCATCGTCGTGGTCCTCGGCCTCCTCGCCATGTTCGTCGCGGGCCGCCGCCGCGCCGCCCGCCGCACCCGCAGCACACCTGCCCACGGCGGCAGGCCACCCGGCGCAGAGACCCAGCGCGGTGACACCTGGCAGACCCCCGACGACGACCCCGACCAGGGCAACCCCCACCGCTGA
- a CDS encoding hemerythrin domain-containing protein, whose protein sequence is MGHGGNVITELTIDHREVEELFARIESQPVGDEQRRKLADELTIELVRHSVAEEVHLYPAVREHVPDGDEIADKEIADHARVEQLLKDLEGLDATEPDFDHLVARLKLEVSEHVRDEEARLFPLLAAAWTPKGLDELGEKVRSAKNTAPTRPHPAGPSTPPGNKLLGPGLGLVDRARDLLTGRGQS, encoded by the coding sequence ATGGGGCACGGCGGAAATGTGATCACGGAACTCACCATCGACCACCGCGAGGTCGAAGAGCTCTTCGCGAGGATCGAATCCCAGCCGGTGGGCGACGAGCAGCGCCGGAAGCTGGCCGACGAACTGACCATCGAGCTGGTACGCCACTCCGTCGCCGAGGAAGTGCATCTGTACCCGGCGGTGCGCGAGCACGTTCCGGACGGGGACGAGATCGCGGACAAGGAGATCGCGGACCACGCGAGGGTGGAACAGCTCCTCAAGGATCTGGAAGGCCTCGATGCGACGGAGCCGGATTTCGACCACCTGGTGGCCCGGTTGAAACTCGAAGTGAGCGAGCACGTCCGCGACGAGGAGGCCCGGCTGTTCCCGCTGCTCGCCGCGGCCTGGACCCCGAAGGGCCTGGACGAACTGGGAGAAAAGGTCCGCTCCGCGAAAAACACGGCCCCCACGCGTCCGCACCCCGCCGGACCGTCCACGCCGCCCGGCAACAAACTGCTGGGCCCTGGCCTGGGACTGGTGGACCGGGCCCGCGACCTGCTCACCGGCCGCGGCCAGAGCTGA
- a CDS encoding SigB/SigF/SigG family RNA polymerase sigma factor, translated as MATRRTHDEAPDTQQTFARLARTSPGPEHDLLSTELVEAWLPMAHRIAGRFRNKGENQEDLRQVAAVGLVKAVDRYEPVRGPFEPYAVPTITGELRRHFRDHSWDLHVPRRVQDLRNKVRSTRRELMDRPGRTTEPSIEEIAAGAGLTLADVRTGLEALESYSALSLDAEVGASDDGFSLSDTLGSHEPGYDLALDREAAKDGLRHLPERERTILYLRFFEDMTQSRIAERMGISQMHVSRLITRSCAQVRHHADGASANRRAA; from the coding sequence ATGGCGACTCGCCGCACGCACGACGAAGCCCCTGACACCCAGCAGACCTTCGCACGGCTCGCCAGGACCTCGCCGGGCCCGGAACACGACCTGTTGAGCACGGAGCTGGTCGAGGCCTGGCTGCCGATGGCCCACCGCATCGCGGGACGCTTCCGCAACAAGGGCGAGAACCAGGAGGACCTGCGCCAGGTCGCGGCGGTGGGCCTGGTCAAAGCCGTCGACCGGTACGAGCCCGTGCGCGGCCCGTTCGAGCCGTACGCCGTGCCGACCATCACCGGCGAACTGCGCCGCCACTTCCGCGACCACTCCTGGGACCTGCACGTCCCCCGGCGCGTGCAGGACCTGCGCAACAAGGTCCGCAGCACACGCCGCGAGCTGATGGACCGGCCCGGCCGCACCACCGAACCCAGCATCGAGGAGATCGCCGCGGGAGCCGGGCTGACCCTCGCCGACGTCCGTACCGGCCTTGAGGCCCTGGAGAGCTACAGCGCACTGTCCCTGGACGCCGAGGTCGGCGCGTCCGACGACGGGTTCAGCCTGTCCGACACCCTCGGCTCGCACGAGCCCGGCTACGACCTCGCCCTCGACCGCGAAGCCGCCAAGGACGGCCTGAGGCACCTCCCCGAACGCGAACGCACCATCCTGTACCTCCGCTTCTTCGAGGACATGACCCAGTCCCGCATCGCCGAGCGGATGGGCATCTCCCAGATGCACGTGTCCCGCCTGATCACCCGCAGTTGCGCGCAGGTCCGCCACCACGCCGACGGCGCATCGGCGAACCGGCGAGCCGCGTGA
- a CDS encoding catalase, whose amino-acid sequence MTSQDRKQSQRDAYRAADPADGPLTTDQGVAVGHTDDSLTAGERGPTLLEDFHFREKITRFDHERIPERVVHARGAGAYGFFEPYASCAEFTRAAFLQDPSVRTPVFVRFSTVQGPRGSADTVRDVRGFATKFYTAEGNYDLVGNNFPVFFIQDGIKFPDFVHALKPEPHNEIPTGASAHDTLWDFVSLQPETLHAIMWLMSDRAIPRSYRMMQGFGVHTFRFVDATGRGTFVKFHWKPKLGAHSLVWDEAQECQGRDPDFNRRDLWQAIENGEFPEWELGVQLVAEEDEFAFPYDLLDATKIIPEEQVPVRPIGRMVLDRNPDNFFAETEQVAFHTANLVPGIDFTNDPLLQARNFSYLDTQLMRLGGPNFAQIPVNQPVAPVRSNQRDGFHQHAIHTGTSYTPNSLGGGCPALAGAEQGAFTHLTERVEGAKIRRRSPGFTDHHSQAALFWHSMADWERRHIVDAFRFELGKVAARQVRRRTVAELAHVDHALAAAVAEGIGVPVPERDPAAVERKASSPALSLESLRGDGSIRTRQVAVLVGEGVDAAQLDAVRVELEEQGAVVEALAATDGKVTAADGNQYTVDRALPTVASVLYDAVLIPGGPARPAPWPDAAYLRFLRDAYRHGKPIGALGSGVGALSRLDLRGLRIASEPGRPVSDHGVVTDTSTGPDAREFTRALAGAMAAHRHWSRPPLQR is encoded by the coding sequence GGACCAAGGGGTCGCAGTCGGCCATACCGACGACTCGCTGACCGCAGGGGAACGCGGCCCGACTCTCCTGGAGGACTTCCACTTCCGTGAGAAGATCACCCGCTTCGACCATGAGCGGATTCCCGAGCGGGTGGTGCACGCGCGCGGTGCGGGCGCGTACGGATTCTTCGAACCGTACGCATCCTGCGCGGAGTTCACCCGCGCCGCCTTCCTCCAGGACCCCTCGGTGCGCACTCCGGTCTTCGTCCGCTTCTCCACCGTGCAGGGTCCGCGTGGCTCCGCCGACACCGTGCGCGACGTCCGCGGTTTCGCGACCAAGTTCTACACCGCGGAGGGCAATTACGACCTGGTGGGCAACAACTTTCCCGTCTTCTTCATCCAGGACGGGATCAAGTTCCCCGACTTCGTCCACGCCCTCAAGCCCGAACCGCACAATGAGATTCCCACCGGCGCCTCCGCGCACGACACACTGTGGGACTTCGTCTCCCTCCAGCCGGAGACGCTGCACGCCATCATGTGGCTGATGTCGGACCGCGCCATCCCGCGCAGCTACCGCATGATGCAGGGCTTCGGTGTGCACACCTTCCGCTTCGTGGACGCGACCGGGCGCGGCACGTTCGTGAAGTTCCACTGGAAGCCGAAGCTGGGCGCGCACTCACTGGTGTGGGACGAAGCCCAGGAGTGCCAGGGCCGCGACCCGGACTTCAACCGCCGCGACCTGTGGCAGGCGATCGAGAACGGAGAATTCCCCGAATGGGAACTGGGCGTACAACTGGTCGCTGAGGAGGACGAGTTCGCCTTCCCCTACGACCTGCTGGACGCCACGAAGATCATCCCTGAGGAGCAGGTGCCGGTCCGCCCCATCGGCCGGATGGTGCTCGACCGCAACCCCGACAACTTCTTCGCCGAGACCGAGCAGGTCGCCTTCCACACCGCCAACCTCGTTCCCGGCATCGACTTCACCAACGACCCGCTGCTCCAGGCCCGGAACTTCTCCTACCTGGACACCCAGCTGATGCGCCTCGGCGGCCCCAACTTCGCCCAGATCCCCGTCAACCAGCCCGTCGCCCCGGTCCGCAGCAATCAGCGCGACGGCTTCCACCAGCACGCGATCCACACCGGCACCAGCTACACGCCCAACTCCCTGGGCGGCGGCTGCCCGGCACTCGCCGGCGCCGAGCAAGGTGCCTTCACCCACCTCACCGAACGCGTCGAAGGCGCCAAGATCCGCCGCCGCAGCCCCGGCTTCACCGACCACCACAGCCAGGCCGCGCTCTTCTGGCACAGCATGGCCGACTGGGAGCGGCGGCACATCGTCGACGCGTTCCGCTTCGAGCTGGGCAAGGTGGCGGCCCGGCAGGTCAGGCGGCGCACCGTCGCCGAACTGGCGCATGTGGACCACGCGCTGGCCGCTGCGGTCGCCGAGGGGATCGGCGTGCCCGTACCCGAACGCGACCCGGCCGCGGTCGAGCGCAAGGCGTCCTCTCCCGCCCTCTCGTTGGAGAGCCTGCGCGGGGACGGCTCCATTCGCACCCGGCAGGTCGCCGTACTGGTGGGCGAGGGCGTGGACGCTGCCCAACTCGACGCCGTGCGCGTGGAGTTGGAGGAACAGGGAGCGGTGGTGGAAGCCCTCGCCGCCACGGACGGCAAGGTGACGGCAGCCGACGGGAACCAGTACACCGTGGACCGCGCGCTGCCCACCGTCGCCTCGGTCCTCTACGACGCGGTCCTGATACCGGGCGGACCGGCTCGTCCGGCGCCGTGGCCCGACGCGGCGTACCTGCGCTTCCTGCGAGACGCCTACCGGCATGGAAAACCCATCGGCGCACTCGGCTCCGGCGTCGGCGCGCTCAGCCGGCTGGACCTGCGGGGACTGCGGATCGCCTCCGAGCCCGGACGGCCCGTCAGTGACCACGGAGTGGTCACTGACACCTCCACCGGACCGGACGCCCGGGAGTTCACCCGAGCCCTGGCCGGGGCCATGGCCGCCCACCGGCACTGGAGCCGCCCACCGCTACAGCGCTGA
- a CDS encoding HAD family hydrolase has protein sequence MSERAAVFDVDGTLVDTNHLHTVCWWEALRQAGHRVAMTSVHGAIGLGSTDLLEHLLGEGRDQDEDSAISTVHKALYGTWHERLAPFDGARDLLRRLHADGWPVVLATSASGPELTALRTAIDADEAISATASADDVDAGKPAPDPIHHALDLVGARAQGSVFVGDTVWDMRAGRRAGVLPVAVLSGGVCRTRLEEAGAQEVYTDTADLLNNLSSSAFGRG, from the coding sequence GTGAGTGAACGTGCTGCCGTCTTCGACGTGGACGGCACTCTTGTGGACACCAACCACCTGCACACCGTCTGCTGGTGGGAGGCGTTGCGCCAGGCAGGACATCGTGTCGCCATGACGTCGGTGCACGGCGCCATCGGCCTCGGCTCCACCGACCTCCTGGAGCACCTCCTCGGCGAGGGCCGGGACCAGGACGAGGACTCCGCCATCAGCACCGTTCACAAGGCCCTCTACGGCACCTGGCACGAGCGCCTCGCCCCCTTCGACGGCGCCCGCGACCTCCTGCGGCGACTGCACGCGGACGGCTGGCCCGTCGTACTGGCCACATCGGCGAGCGGCCCCGAACTCACGGCGCTCAGGACGGCGATCGACGCGGACGAGGCGATCAGCGCGACCGCGAGCGCCGACGACGTGGACGCGGGCAAACCGGCCCCCGACCCGATCCACCACGCCCTGGACCTGGTGGGAGCACGGGCCCAGGGCAGCGTCTTCGTCGGCGACACGGTCTGGGACATGCGGGCGGGGCGACGCGCGGGCGTCCTTCCCGTCGCCGTACTGAGCGGCGGAGTGTGCCGAACGAGACTGGAGGAGGCAGGAGCTCAGGAGGTCTACACCGACACGGCCGACCTGCTGAACAACCTCAGCAGCAGCGCGTTCGGACGAGGCTGA